A genome region from Tolypothrix sp. PCC 7712 includes the following:
- the rdgB gene encoding RdgB/HAM1 family non-canonical purine NTP pyrophosphatase, with protein sequence MTKLLVVATGNPGKLKEMQQYLVDSGWQLTLKPEELEIEETGDTFAANACLKASQVAKATQSWAIADDSGLQVDALDGAPGVYSARYGRTDSERIARVLNELGSEVNRKAQFVCAVAIANPQGAIVLESEGVCHGTILHAPRGNRGFGYDPIFYFPDKQLTFAEMTPQLKRSISHRGKAFESLLPQLAGLSTKF encoded by the coding sequence ATGACTAAACTACTTGTAGTAGCCACCGGAAATCCAGGTAAATTGAAAGAAATGCAACAATACTTGGTTGATTCTGGTTGGCAATTAACTCTTAAACCAGAAGAATTAGAAATTGAAGAGACAGGCGATACCTTTGCGGCGAATGCTTGTCTAAAAGCTTCCCAAGTGGCCAAAGCTACGCAAAGTTGGGCAATTGCGGATGATTCTGGCTTACAAGTAGATGCGTTAGATGGCGCACCGGGGGTGTATTCTGCACGTTATGGTAGAACCGACTCAGAACGTATTGCTAGGGTATTGAACGAATTGGGAAGCGAAGTCAACCGCAAAGCACAATTTGTTTGTGCCGTGGCGATCGCTAATCCTCAGGGTGCGATCGTTTTAGAATCTGAAGGGGTTTGTCATGGCACAATACTCCATGCACCTCGCGGTAATCGTGGCTTTGGCTACGATCCAATTTTTTACTTTCCAGATAAGCAATTAACCTTTGCAGAAATGACACCACAGTTGAAGAGGTCGATTAGCCATCGAGGTAAGGCTTTTGAATCTTTACTTCCTCAATTGGCAGGATTGAGTACTAAATTTTGA
- a CDS encoding P-II family nitrogen regulator: MKKVEAIIRPFKLDEVKIALVNAGIVGMTVSEVRGFGRQKGQTERYRGSEYTVEFLQKLKVEIVVEDNQVDMVVDKIIAAARTGEIGDGKIFISPVEQVVRIRTGEKNTEAV; encoded by the coding sequence ATGAAAAAAGTAGAAGCGATTATCCGCCCATTTAAGCTTGATGAAGTCAAAATTGCCTTGGTTAATGCAGGGATTGTCGGTATGACCGTTTCTGAAGTTCGAGGCTTCGGTAGACAAAAAGGTCAAACTGAACGCTATCGTGGTTCGGAGTACACCGTTGAATTTCTGCAAAAACTCAAAGTAGAAATCGTCGTTGAAGACAACCAAGTTGATATGGTAGTAGATAAAATTATTGCTGCTGCCCGCACTGGTGAAATTGGTGATGGTAAGATTTTCATCTCTCCTGTAGAGCAAGTTGTGCGGATTCGTACTGGAGAAAAAAATACCGAAGCCGTCTAA
- a CDS encoding phosphoglucomutase/phosphomannomutase family protein, whose amino-acid sequence MPVVANSIKFGTDGWRGVIGDEFTFERLALVAPVAAKVLYDTYFPSVGSRTIVVGYDRRFMAEDFARVVADAVTAVGFDVLLSETYAPTPAFSWAAKQLNALGALVITASHNPGSYLGLKVKGYFGGSVSPEVTQEIEALLPQGIPPKADTPGKLEIFDPWPSYTAGLEKKVDIAKLRDAIASGKLTVFADVMHGAAAGGLARLLGDRVHEINSNRDPLFGGGAPEPLPKYLSKLFEVIKTHQQTNKTALTVGLVFDGDSDRIAAVDGSANFLSSQVLIPILIDHLTLRRNFSGEIVKTVSGSDLIPLVAKLHNLSVFETAVGYKYIADRMLAAEVLLGGEESGGIGYGSHIPERDALLSALYVLEAIVESGKDLGEYYQDLQQQTNFISAYDRIDLPLASMEVRSRLLQQLQTQPLTEIAGQAVIDCKTIDGYKFRLADHSWLMIRFSGTEPVLRLYCEAATIERVHQTLAWAKHWAE is encoded by the coding sequence ATGCCAGTTGTAGCGAACTCCATCAAATTTGGTACAGACGGCTGGCGAGGCGTGATTGGTGATGAGTTCACCTTTGAACGCCTCGCCTTAGTTGCACCAGTAGCAGCAAAAGTATTATATGATACGTATTTTCCTAGCGTTGGTAGCCGGACGATTGTTGTCGGTTACGATCGCCGATTTATGGCGGAAGACTTTGCCCGTGTTGTAGCCGATGCTGTTACCGCTGTTGGATTTGATGTGCTACTTAGCGAAACCTATGCACCCACTCCAGCTTTTAGTTGGGCAGCAAAACAACTCAATGCTTTGGGCGCATTGGTAATTACAGCTAGTCATAATCCTGGGTCATATTTGGGGTTAAAAGTCAAAGGTTACTTTGGCGGGTCGGTATCACCGGAAGTTACTCAAGAGATAGAAGCGCTATTACCGCAAGGAATACCGCCAAAAGCAGATACTCCAGGCAAATTAGAGATATTTGACCCTTGGCCTAGTTACACCGCAGGTTTAGAGAAGAAAGTTGATATTGCTAAACTGCGAGATGCCATAGCTTCTGGGAAACTGACTGTATTTGCGGATGTGATGCATGGGGCGGCGGCGGGTGGATTAGCCAGATTACTGGGCGATCGCGTCCATGAAATTAACAGCAATCGTGACCCTTTATTTGGTGGTGGCGCACCAGAACCCTTGCCTAAATACCTGTCAAAGCTATTTGAGGTGATAAAAACTCATCAACAAACCAATAAAACAGCTTTAACAGTGGGATTAGTGTTTGATGGGGATAGCGATCGCATTGCAGCTGTAGACGGATCAGCCAATTTTTTGAGTTCTCAGGTGCTAATCCCGATATTAATTGACCATTTAACCTTAAGACGCAATTTTAGTGGTGAAATCGTCAAAACAGTCAGTGGTTCTGACTTAATTCCCCTGGTGGCAAAATTACATAACCTCTCAGTGTTTGAGACAGCAGTAGGTTACAAATACATTGCTGACAGAATGCTAGCTGCAGAGGTGTTGTTAGGGGGCGAAGAGTCAGGTGGAATTGGCTATGGTAGCCATATCCCCGAACGGGACGCGCTGCTATCAGCCTTGTATGTTCTAGAAGCAATCGTGGAATCTGGAAAAGATTTAGGCGAATATTATCAGGACTTACAACAGCAAACTAATTTCATATCAGCCTACGATCGCATTGATTTACCCCTAGCGAGTATGGAAGTGCGATCGCGTCTTTTGCAACAACTGCAAACCCAACCTTTAACGGAAATTGCAGGACAAGCCGTAATTGACTGCAAAACTATTGACGGCTACAAATTCCGGTTGGCTGACCACAGTTGGTTAATGATTCGTTTTAGCGGGACTGAACCAGTATTACGCCTGTACTGCGAAGCCGCGACAATTGAGCGAGTACATCAAACTCTTGCGTGGGCGAAACACTGGGCAGAGTAA
- the thiD gene encoding bifunctional hydroxymethylpyrimidine kinase/phosphomethylpyrimidine kinase yields MNAVTQSKIPVALTIAGSDSGGGAGIQTDLRTFAFHCVHGTSAITCITAQNTLGVSRVDAIPVEAVVAQIQAVVEDIGVQAAKTGMLLNKEIILAVAQQVEAWKINNLVVDPVMVSRTGAQLIDDDAVQTLCSALIPQAAIVTPNRYEAQIMSGLAINSLEDMQAAAETIHRKLGAKAVLVKGGGMQGNLRGVDIWFDGQNVETITTQVVETKNTHGTGCTLSAAIAANLAQNKDLLTAVQQAKNYVTTALTYSLDIGKGQGPVGHFFPLLQRG; encoded by the coding sequence ATGAACGCTGTTACACAATCCAAGATACCTGTTGCTTTAACTATTGCTGGCTCAGATAGTGGTGGTGGTGCGGGAATTCAAACGGATTTACGCACTTTTGCTTTTCACTGTGTCCACGGAACTAGTGCTATTACCTGCATCACGGCGCAAAATACCTTGGGGGTAAGCCGAGTTGATGCTATACCTGTTGAGGCTGTAGTAGCGCAAATTCAGGCGGTGGTTGAGGATATTGGTGTACAAGCTGCAAAAACAGGAATGTTGCTCAACAAGGAGATTATCTTAGCTGTTGCTCAACAAGTAGAAGCTTGGAAGATCAATAACTTAGTAGTCGATCCAGTAATGGTTTCACGCACAGGGGCACAATTGATTGATGATGACGCAGTCCAGACTCTTTGTAGTGCCTTAATACCCCAAGCTGCTATTGTCACACCAAACCGCTATGAAGCTCAAATTATGAGTGGTTTAGCGATTAATTCCCTGGAAGATATGCAAGCAGCCGCCGAAACCATCCACCGCAAATTAGGTGCGAAAGCAGTTTTAGTCAAAGGTGGAGGTATGCAAGGAAACTTACGTGGTGTTGATATCTGGTTTGATGGGCAAAATGTAGAAACTATCACTACCCAAGTAGTAGAAACCAAAAATACCCACGGTACTGGTTGTACTTTATCAGCTGCGATCGCTGCCAATTTAGCTCAAAATAAAGACCTCTTAACAGCAGTGCAGCAAGCAAAAAACTATGTTACAACTGCACTCACTTATTCCCTCGATATTGGCAAAGGACAAGGCCCTGTGGGTCATTTCTTCCCTTTGCTTCAGAGAGGCTAG
- a CDS encoding ParM/StbA family protein — protein MTDQPSAATPMNAAAIPMNRVSASTPINATTTPKPSTSYSGKAILSVDLGRTSTKTCVSREPNNVVFVPANVKQMSIEQVRGGVFEARATDPLMDLWLEYQGSGYAVGQLAADFGANLGVGQSKVEDALVKVLASAGYFKLKDEISVVLGLPFLSLEQFEKEKAQLISAVTGPHVLNFRGESVSLNVTKVWVMPEGYGSLLWTEAQPQKGATLPDFTKISVAIVDIGHQTIDLLMVDNFRFARGASKSEDFGMNKFYELVAAEIEGADSQSLALISAVNKPKGERFYRPKGASKPTNLDDFLPNLTEMFSREICSRVLAWLPERVTDVIITGGGGQFFWEDVQRLLKEAKINAYLAAPSRQANALGQYIYGEAQLSAVRSSRA, from the coding sequence ATGACAGACCAACCTTCCGCTGCCACCCCAATGAATGCCGCTGCTATTCCTATGAATAGAGTATCGGCATCTACCCCAATCAACGCTACTACTACTCCTAAGCCCAGTACCTCCTATTCAGGTAAGGCCATTCTCAGCGTTGATTTAGGTAGAACTTCTACTAAAACTTGTGTCAGCCGCGAACCAAACAATGTCGTTTTCGTACCTGCAAACGTCAAGCAAATGTCCATCGAACAGGTACGTGGTGGTGTGTTTGAAGCGCGTGCTACTGACCCTTTAATGGATTTGTGGTTGGAGTACCAAGGTAGTGGCTATGCTGTCGGTCAATTGGCAGCAGACTTTGGCGCTAATTTAGGCGTAGGTCAATCTAAAGTAGAGGATGCACTGGTAAAAGTTTTAGCTAGTGCTGGCTATTTCAAACTCAAAGACGAAATTTCCGTTGTTCTGGGTCTGCCTTTCCTGTCTTTAGAACAGTTTGAAAAAGAAAAAGCACAGTTGATCAGTGCGGTAACCGGGCCTCATGTTTTAAACTTCCGGGGTGAATCCGTCTCACTCAACGTCACTAAGGTTTGGGTAATGCCAGAAGGCTACGGCAGTCTGCTGTGGACGGAAGCTCAACCTCAAAAAGGTGCAACACTTCCTGATTTTACGAAAATTTCAGTTGCAATCGTTGATATTGGTCATCAAACCATCGATTTGCTGATGGTAGATAACTTCCGCTTCGCTCGCGGTGCTTCTAAGAGTGAAGATTTTGGGATGAATAAATTTTATGAATTGGTAGCTGCTGAAATCGAGGGCGCTGATAGTCAATCTCTAGCATTGATTTCTGCTGTCAATAAACCTAAGGGCGAAAGATTCTATCGTCCCAAAGGTGCAAGCAAGCCTACAAACCTAGATGATTTTCTCCCCAACCTAACAGAAATGTTTTCCCGTGAAATTTGTAGCCGTGTTCTAGCATGGTTGCCAGAGCGGGTTACAGATGTAATTATCACCGGAGGGGGTGGTCAATTCTTCTGGGAAGATGTACAACGTCTACTTAAGGAAGCTAAAATTAACGCTTATTTAGCTGCACCTTCCAGACAAGCCAATGCCTTGGGGCAATATATTTATGGAGAGGCGCAATTATCCGCCGTTCGCTCTTCTAGGGCTTAA
- the hetF gene encoding cell division protein HetF, with product MTQEFHISVTPVGQNDYLVRTEQVAPGVPLAEELVTWPVADWLAAAGHLMNDPLMSVLQGDAIAFGGRESDIARNSVNLVALGQQLYNALFQGTLRDSWITAQGIAQNHQQVLRLRLGLKDTRLARLPWEVMHAGDRPLATGPYVAFSRYQSGILPASRLPSKNIPQPLEEGGIKVLMVIASPTDQVRLDLLKHEAIKLQAELQRHIPRAAESGNYLPDIELKVLDQPGREELTQALEQGRYHVLHYSGHSNLGANGGEIYLVNNRTGLTETLSGDDLAGLLVNNNIQMAVFNSCLGAYSANSDTGEDTGERNLTESLVKRGIRSVLAMSERIPDEVALTLTQLFYRNLNQGYPVDLCVSRVRQGLISAYGSHHMYWALPILYLQPEFDGFLSPEIPDSAEALNEYNPAFRGNPAAMYSDIAEETDLSLMEDMIPSGLARDSSGLDWLGEDTWGDLVDEIEYDDDPSYAEDSALVSDLFRQLDSQKGISEQSSSMTAELVPQLNDNSLRGRQLSSELTAPDQEASFWEEEPEPANETSTSFDGNWNHNSYGSSQTYSSKRRQRRQIWPMVGIVGASAIAVVVGVNLWQNNQAKKLPPIPPIPIQSITAQPPVDLKTAATGIVTATATEKLSQGDLQAGLEAVEELLNRGALPPAQAALKLVPPKQADNPSVNFFKGRLAWQSVQIKDKKYSIDDARRYWESAVKADPESFLYNNALGFAYYAEDNLNRANDSWFKALNLALKQQATTKNTTSKDALTSYAGLALGLYKSAYNQPSEKQYQYMNEALKLRQMVIKDDPIDFQVDKLSRDWLWTEKAIADWGSLLKEKAQKQ from the coding sequence GTGACCCAGGAATTTCATATTTCCGTAACCCCAGTAGGGCAAAATGACTACTTGGTGCGGACGGAACAAGTCGCGCCTGGGGTGCCATTAGCAGAAGAACTGGTGACTTGGCCTGTAGCTGATTGGTTAGCTGCTGCTGGGCATTTGATGAACGATCCGTTGATGTCAGTGTTGCAAGGAGATGCGATCGCCTTTGGTGGACGTGAAAGCGACATTGCCAGAAACTCAGTCAATCTAGTAGCGTTGGGTCAGCAACTATATAATGCACTGTTTCAAGGTACCCTCAGAGATAGTTGGATTACAGCACAAGGTATCGCCCAGAATCACCAACAGGTGTTACGTCTACGTTTAGGGTTGAAAGATACTAGGTTAGCGCGGTTACCTTGGGAAGTTATGCACGCAGGCGATCGCCCTCTAGCCACCGGGCCCTATGTCGCTTTTTCTCGCTACCAAAGTGGAATTCTGCCAGCATCTCGGTTGCCATCCAAAAATATACCGCAACCCTTAGAAGAAGGTGGTATTAAAGTATTAATGGTGATTGCCTCACCTACAGATCAAGTCCGTCTGGATTTGCTCAAACATGAGGCTATTAAACTGCAAGCCGAACTACAACGCCATATACCACGTGCCGCAGAAAGCGGTAATTATCTACCCGATATTGAACTTAAAGTTTTAGATCAGCCAGGGCGAGAAGAATTGACGCAAGCCCTAGAACAAGGGCGATATCATGTTCTACACTACTCCGGCCATAGTAATCTTGGTGCCAATGGTGGCGAAATTTATCTAGTTAATAACAGAACTGGCTTAACAGAAACCTTAAGTGGCGACGATTTGGCAGGTTTGCTTGTCAATAATAATATCCAAATGGCGGTATTTAACTCCTGTTTGGGAGCATACAGCGCTAACAGCGATACTGGTGAAGACACTGGAGAACGTAACCTGACAGAAAGCTTAGTTAAGCGCGGTATTAGAAGTGTCTTAGCTATGTCAGAACGCATTCCTGATGAAGTGGCGCTGACGCTGACACAATTGTTTTACCGCAACCTCAATCAAGGATATCCTGTGGATTTGTGTGTGAGTCGAGTACGCCAAGGGCTAATATCTGCCTATGGTTCTCACCACATGTATTGGGCGTTACCAATTTTATATCTCCAACCGGAATTTGACGGTTTTCTCAGCCCAGAAATCCCTGATAGTGCAGAAGCACTCAATGAGTATAATCCAGCTTTCAGGGGAAATCCTGCAGCAATGTACTCTGATATCGCCGAGGAGACTGATCTGTCTTTAATGGAGGACATGATCCCTTCGGGTTTAGCGCGTGACTCATCAGGGCTAGATTGGTTAGGTGAAGATACTTGGGGCGATTTGGTTGATGAAATCGAGTATGATGATGACCCCAGCTACGCCGAAGATTCCGCACTGGTTTCCGATTTGTTTCGCCAACTAGATAGCCAAAAAGGGATATCTGAGCAATCATCTTCCATGACGGCGGAACTTGTACCCCAGTTAAACGACAATAGCCTCCGGGGAAGACAACTTTCTTCAGAATTGACTGCACCCGATCAAGAAGCTAGCTTTTGGGAAGAAGAACCAGAGCCTGCAAATGAAACTTCTACAAGTTTTGATGGGAATTGGAATCACAATTCCTATGGCAGCTCACAAACATATTCCTCAAAACGCCGCCAGCGTCGGCAGATTTGGCCGATGGTAGGTATTGTAGGAGCAAGTGCGATCGCAGTTGTTGTGGGTGTCAATTTGTGGCAAAATAACCAAGCGAAAAAATTACCACCCATACCACCAATTCCTATTCAGTCGATTACCGCCCAACCTCCTGTAGATTTAAAGACGGCTGCAACTGGAATTGTCACTGCTACCGCTACAGAAAAATTGAGCCAAGGCGACTTACAAGCAGGGCTAGAGGCTGTAGAAGAATTACTGAACCGTGGCGCGCTTCCACCTGCCCAAGCCGCGTTAAAACTTGTCCCGCCGAAGCAAGCTGATAATCCATCTGTTAACTTTTTCAAAGGAAGATTAGCTTGGCAATCTGTGCAGATAAAAGATAAAAAATACAGTATTGATGATGCGCGCCGTTATTGGGAAAGTGCTGTAAAAGCAGATCCAGAATCGTTTTTATATAATAATGCTTTGGGATTTGCTTATTATGCAGAAGATAACTTAAATCGAGCTAATGATTCTTGGTTTAAAGCTTTAAATTTAGCACTTAAGCAACAAGCAACTACTAAAAATACTACATCTAAAGATGCTTTAACTTCTTATGCGGGATTAGCTTTAGGGCTTTATAAAT
- a CDS encoding S8 family peptidase yields MRRLILFCLFLIGLGAAVFGFLNFQGLAAKGEFETILLDFREDIPKEVVEKDLQAIAQQYQVTPQLDNKFSAKDNVYIIKGDRQLLKELQKSKFKSATEFIEPNYIYNNIPQPGEFAYLGEFLKPNEDEENVTSSLTGPNDQYYSKQWNLHNIGIEGAWSQTKGSGITVAVIDTGITRVRDLYETKFVKGYDFVNDREEAKDDNGHGTHVAGTIAQATNNKYGVAGIAYEANLMPLKVLNEYGGGTVADIAEAIKFAADKGADVINMSLGGGGESQLMKQAIDYAHNKGVVIVAAAGNENANGASYPARYPHVIGVSAYGPDSEKAPYSNFGAGVDISAPGGSDAGKILQETINDQGEGVFLGFQGTSMASPHVAGVAALIKAKGITDPDEVLKVLKQSSRAIQEDGLNYYGSGLLNAEAAVKLATDGQISFSDFFRWLRDNGYLNPGFWIDGGAVALLPKILMVVGSYLLAWFLRVYFPFTWSWSLSSGLIAGSSGLFFLKGIYIFDLPQWPFRLLGSSIPELGNSLQGTGDLNPLFASVLIPIVLVALLLGHPSGKWFAIGSSLGVAACLTVSALYDPAVWGLGSSHLARVFLIANALLCYGLARLALKNERQVA; encoded by the coding sequence ATGAGAAGGCTTATATTATTTTGCTTGTTTCTCATTGGTTTGGGGGCGGCTGTATTTGGGTTCCTCAATTTTCAGGGACTAGCAGCCAAGGGTGAGTTTGAGACGATTCTGCTTGATTTTCGTGAAGATATACCCAAAGAGGTAGTAGAGAAAGATTTGCAAGCGATCGCTCAACAATACCAGGTTACACCCCAACTCGATAATAAATTTTCAGCAAAAGATAATGTGTATATTATCAAAGGCGATCGCCAACTGCTGAAAGAACTGCAAAAATCCAAATTCAAGTCGGCTACAGAATTTATCGAGCCAAATTATATTTACAACAATATTCCCCAACCGGGTGAATTTGCTTATTTGGGAGAATTTTTAAAACCCAATGAAGATGAAGAGAATGTCACTTCCTCATTAACTGGCCCTAATGACCAGTATTACAGTAAGCAGTGGAATTTACATAACATTGGCATTGAAGGCGCGTGGAGTCAAACCAAAGGTAGTGGCATTACGGTTGCTGTCATTGATACTGGTATCACTCGCGTACGCGACTTATATGAAACGAAATTTGTCAAAGGCTACGATTTCGTTAACGATAGAGAAGAAGCCAAAGACGATAACGGTCATGGTACCCATGTTGCAGGTACTATTGCCCAAGCTACCAATAATAAATATGGTGTAGCTGGTATTGCCTACGAAGCTAATCTCATGCCTTTGAAGGTATTGAATGAGTATGGTGGTGGTACAGTTGCCGATATTGCCGAGGCGATTAAATTTGCTGCTGATAAAGGCGCAGATGTCATTAATATGAGCTTGGGTGGTGGCGGTGAAAGCCAGTTAATGAAGCAAGCTATTGACTATGCCCACAACAAAGGTGTTGTGATTGTGGCGGCGGCTGGTAACGAAAACGCGAATGGTGCTAGTTATCCAGCACGTTATCCCCATGTTATTGGCGTTTCAGCATACGGCCCAGACAGTGAAAAAGCCCCATATTCCAACTTTGGTGCTGGGGTTGATATTTCTGCCCCTGGTGGTAGCGATGCTGGCAAGATTCTGCAAGAAACCATCAATGATCAAGGTGAAGGTGTGTTCCTTGGCTTCCAAGGTACAAGTATGGCATCTCCCCACGTTGCTGGTGTAGCTGCATTAATCAAAGCTAAAGGTATCACAGATCCCGATGAAGTTTTAAAAGTCCTCAAACAGTCTTCACGGGCTATTCAAGAAGATGGTTTAAACTACTACGGTTCTGGGCTACTCAATGCCGAAGCCGCCGTTAAACTTGCCACTGACGGTCAAATTAGCTTCTCTGATTTCTTCCGTTGGTTAAGAGATAACGGCTATCTCAACCCTGGATTTTGGATTGATGGCGGTGCTGTAGCGCTGTTACCCAAAATTTTGATGGTAGTTGGTTCTTATCTATTAGCTTGGTTTTTACGAGTTTACTTTCCTTTCACTTGGAGTTGGTCTTTATCCAGTGGTTTAATTGCTGGTAGTTCGGGATTATTCTTCCTTAAAGGAATTTATATCTTTGACCTGCCTCAATGGCCTTTCCGGCTTTTGGGTAGTTCTATTCCCGAATTAGGTAACAGTCTCCAAGGCACTGGTGATTTAAATCCCTTGTTTGCTAGCGTATTGATTCCTATAGTTCTCGTTGCATTACTACTGGGACATCCTAGCGGCAAATGGTTTGCCATTGGTTCTAGCCTTGGTGTGGCAGCCTGTTTGACAGTCAGTGCCCTTTACGATCCTGCTGTTTGGGGTTTGGGCAGTAGCCACTTAGCCCGCGTTTTCTTGATTGCTAATGCCCTGCTGTGTTATGGATTAGCTCGTTTAGCCTTGAAAAACGAAAGGCAAGTAGCTTAG
- a CDS encoding DedA family protein yields MLEWITNTINSLGYWGIALLMFLENLFPPIPSELIMPLAGFTASPYQPGGAKLNILGVFVAGLIGSVLGALIWYYPGKFLSEKRLKSLADKHGKWISISGKDITKANNWFYKQGNKAVFIGRLVPGIRTLISVPAGMSNMNLLNFLFYTTLGSAAWVGLLTYSGYLLGSQYELVDKYLAPVSKIVLGSLVIAFFIWVFKRKQKTTRK; encoded by the coding sequence ATGCTCGAATGGATAACTAATACTATCAACTCCCTAGGCTATTGGGGAATTGCTCTATTAATGTTTTTAGAAAACCTTTTTCCGCCGATTCCTTCAGAGTTGATTATGCCACTGGCAGGATTTACAGCTAGTCCCTATCAGCCAGGAGGGGCAAAGCTAAATATCTTAGGTGTATTTGTCGCCGGACTAATCGGTTCTGTACTAGGCGCACTCATCTGGTACTACCCAGGAAAATTTTTAAGTGAAAAGCGCTTGAAATCTTTAGCAGACAAACATGGTAAATGGATTTCTATTTCTGGTAAAGATATTACTAAAGCCAACAACTGGTTTTACAAGCAAGGTAATAAAGCTGTATTTATTGGTCGTCTAGTGCCGGGAATCCGTACTTTAATCTCTGTACCGGCAGGGATGAGTAATATGAACTTGCTAAATTTCCTATTTTACACTACCTTAGGTAGCGCTGCTTGGGTAGGTTTGCTAACATACTCAGGATATTTGTTGGGTAGTCAGTATGAACTTGTGGACAAGTACCTTGCTCCTGTATCAAAAATTGTGCTTGGGAGCTTGGTGATCGCATTTTTCATTTGGGTGTTCAAACGTAAGCAAAAAACTACTAGAAAATGA
- a CDS encoding Gfo/Idh/MocA family protein, which yields MQDSMSVAEPNLYTQRNQPRPIRIGVIGVGNMGQHHARVLSSMKDVELVGVSDINVERGLETASKYKVKFFEDYCDLLPHVEAVCVAVPTRLHYAVGINCLLAGIHVLIEKPIAASISEAESLVNAAAESQCILQVGHIERFNPAFRELSKVLKTEELLAIEAHRMSPYSDRANDVSVVLDLMIHDIDLLLELAASPVVKLTASGTRALDSGYLDYVTATLGFANGIVATLTASKVTHRKIRRIVAHCKNSFTEADFLKNEILIHRQTNNSSLNDHRQVLYRQDGVIEKVYTTNIQPLSAELEHFVNCVHGGNQPSVGGEQALKALRLASLIEQMALEERVWNPLDWQSEPRVQSLTPTV from the coding sequence GTGCAGGATAGCATGTCAGTAGCAGAACCAAATCTATATACACAGCGCAACCAACCACGACCAATTCGCATAGGCGTAATTGGGGTGGGTAACATGGGGCAACATCACGCCAGAGTCCTGAGTTCAATGAAAGATGTTGAACTGGTAGGTGTTTCAGATATTAATGTCGAGCGAGGATTAGAAACTGCTAGCAAATATAAGGTCAAATTTTTTGAAGATTATTGTGACCTTTTGCCCCATGTAGAAGCAGTTTGTGTTGCTGTTCCCACTCGCCTACATTACGCCGTGGGCATTAACTGTTTGTTAGCGGGAATTCACGTTTTAATTGAAAAACCAATTGCCGCAAGTATTTCTGAGGCAGAATCCTTGGTCAATGCTGCTGCTGAATCGCAGTGTATTCTCCAAGTCGGTCACATTGAGCGCTTTAATCCAGCATTTCGCGAACTGAGCAAAGTGCTGAAAACTGAAGAGTTACTAGCTATAGAAGCTCATCGGATGAGTCCTTATTCAGACCGAGCCAACGATGTTTCTGTTGTCCTGGATTTAATGATCCATGACATTGACTTACTTCTAGAATTAGCTGCTTCCCCTGTAGTGAAGTTAACTGCTAGTGGTACTCGTGCCCTAGATTCTGGTTATTTAGATTACGTGACTGCTACCTTAGGATTTGCTAATGGGATTGTAGCTACTTTAACTGCCAGCAAAGTGACCCATAGGAAAATTCGTCGGATTGTTGCCCATTGCAAAAATTCATTCACTGAGGCAGATTTTCTCAAGAATGAAATTTTAATTCATCGGCAAACAAATAACAGCTCTTTAAACGATCATCGGCAAGTACTTTATCGCCAAGATGGTGTAATTGAGAAAGTGTACACCACTAATATTCAACCTCTCAGCGCAGAGTTAGAACATTTTGTTAACTGTGTACATGGCGGAAATCAACCTTCTGTTGGCGGAGAACAAGCTCTCAAAGCTTTAAGATTAGCCAGTTTAATTGAGCAGATGGCTTTGGAAGAGCGGGTTTGGAACCCATTAGATTGGCAATCGGAACCCAGAGTGCAATCACTCACCCCGACAGTCTAA